A window of the Lentimicrobium sp. L6 genome harbors these coding sequences:
- a CDS encoding sensor histidine kinase KdpD produces the protein MVKESISAYLGAAALKEIDVETSIEEADIWGDKETIKIIISNLFNNATKYCHQKGEINIYSKLKKGHIEIHFKDSGIGMSQDIMDGLFKMEKNVQRMGTSDEKGTGLGLILCQEFIHKNNGDIGVKSTEGEGSEFCISLPLYMS, from the coding sequence TTGGTTAAGGAAAGCATCTCTGCCTATTTGGGAGCTGCTGCATTAAAAGAAATTGATGTTGAAACAAGTATTGAGGAGGCTGATATTTGGGGGGATAAGGAAACCATAAAGATTATCATCTCCAACTTATTTAATAATGCGACCAAGTATTGCCATCAAAAAGGGGAAATAAATATATACAGCAAGCTGAAGAAAGGCCATATCGAAATACACTTTAAAGATTCCGGCATTGGTATGAGTCAAGACATTATGGATGGTCTATTTAAAATGGAGAAAAACGTTCAACGCATGGGAACATCTGATGAAAAAGGAACGGGATTAGGCTTGATTTTATGCCAAGAATTTATCCATAAAAACAATGGCGATATTGGAGTAAAAAGTACTGAGGGAGAAGGTAGTGAGTTTTGTATTTCTTTGCCTTTGTATATGTCTTAA
- a CDS encoding tetratricopeptide repeat protein, with amino-acid sequence MKHLLRKNQSFAIFLLFLFITNIQAQEQRIIDSLHTINATEDSPEKLVDNYNLIAYSYGNISTDSSLKYSRLARDLAQSSQYNHGLAVSYSYIARASMQHGYLLDAITNFKLSLPIYWEEEDSLNILDTYRGLSYVYSYGKNQKQSLIYNLKSLDIALPLKDSVSLSTIYNNLGAIYMHLRNYEASVSNFQKSIDIMPENAPITDVIPTYSNIAVVQVEHKRFEEANKNFNYVKSHLHKFLSSYMKAYLFTSISTYYTETEKFDSAFMYLDSAKQIIDTNHYIQIESRYYRRLGELYLKQNKYKKSLAYFDKCIALSKSIEMNEEFSAIYRKKSEAYSKIGDHTKAFESLQLANQSLDSLNHNNIANLLSEYEIEQQIKDELKRKRLEKELLEQKLENENIRAKSKLRMAIGGIILLILIFVIGIFYFLRVRKNNALLKSQHKLIEEQKSQLEENIEKLELNEQNLKVLNATKDKFFSIIAHDLKSPFTAIIGFTDELKNNYKEYSDPERMNMLHIIANNSQLTFKLLENLLAWANSQSGHLNLNKRKLE; translated from the coding sequence GTGAAACACCTTCTGAGAAAAAACCAATCATTTGCCATCTTCTTACTTTTCCTATTTATAACAAACATCCAGGCTCAAGAGCAGAGGATAATAGACTCTTTACATACTATAAATGCTACTGAAGACAGCCCTGAAAAATTAGTCGACAATTATAATCTAATCGCTTATTCTTATGGAAACATCAGTACAGATAGCTCCCTAAAATACAGCAGATTGGCAAGAGACTTGGCTCAAAGCAGTCAATATAATCATGGCCTCGCCGTTTCCTATTCCTATATAGCCAGAGCAAGCATGCAGCATGGCTATTTATTAGATGCTATTACTAATTTCAAACTTTCTTTACCTATTTATTGGGAAGAAGAAGACTCTCTAAATATCTTGGATACCTACCGAGGTTTGAGCTATGTATATTCTTATGGGAAAAACCAAAAACAAAGCTTGATCTATAATTTAAAATCATTGGATATTGCACTTCCTTTGAAAGACTCAGTTAGCTTATCAACAATCTACAATAACCTAGGCGCTATATACATGCATCTTAGAAACTATGAAGCTTCTGTTTCTAACTTTCAAAAATCTATTGATATTATGCCTGAAAATGCTCCAATTACAGATGTAATTCCAACCTATTCAAACATAGCGGTAGTTCAAGTAGAACACAAAAGGTTTGAGGAAGCTAATAAAAACTTTAATTATGTGAAATCTCATCTTCATAAATTTCTCAGTTCTTATATGAAGGCATACTTATTCACCTCAATATCTACCTATTACACAGAAACAGAAAAGTTTGATTCTGCATTCATGTATCTTGACAGTGCCAAACAAATCATAGATACCAATCATTATATACAAATAGAATCAAGGTATTACCGTAGGCTTGGTGAGCTTTACCTAAAGCAAAACAAGTATAAAAAAAGCTTAGCGTATTTTGATAAATGCATTGCCTTATCAAAATCCATAGAAATGAATGAAGAGTTTTCAGCAATCTATAGAAAGAAATCAGAAGCTTATTCTAAAATTGGAGACCATACCAAAGCTTTTGAGTCTTTACAATTGGCCAATCAATCTCTGGATTCTTTAAATCATAATAATATTGCCAACCTGCTCAGTGAATACGAAATAGAGCAACAGATTAAAGATGAGTTGAAGCGAAAAAGGCTAGAAAAAGAGCTCTTAGAGCAGAAACTTGAAAACGAAAATATTAGAGCAAAAAGTAAGCTAAGGATGGCCATTGGCGGTATTATTTTGCTCATTTTAATCTTTGTGATTGGAATATTCTATTTCTTAAGGGTTAGAAAAAATAATGCCCTTTTAAAATCTCAGCACAAACTAATAGAGGAACAAAAATCTCAGTTAGAAGAAAACATTGAGAAGCTAGAACTCAATGAACAAAATCTAAAAGTTTTAAATGCCACTAAAGACAAATTTTTCTCCATTATTGCCCACGATCTCAAAAGTCCTTTTACTGCCATTATAGGCTTTACCGATGAACTCAAAAATAATTATAAAGAATATAGCGACCCGGAAAGAATGAATATGCTTCATATCATCGCCAACAATTCGCAGCTTACCTTTAAACTATTAGAAAACCTATTGGCCTGGGCCAATTCTCAAAGTGGTCATCTGAATTTAAATAAGAGAAAATTGGAATAG